In a single window of the Thermoplasmatales archaeon genome:
- a CDS encoding type II glyceraldehyde-3-phosphate dehydrogenase has translation MIKVGIVGYGTIGRRVARAVSIQSDMHVSGILKTKPDYLAGEASREFKVFCSDEKALNNFKEAGMRCAGTLDNLIDDSDIIVDASPEGNGEKDLEVYKAHNKPAIFQGGEEPTIAETSFNAYSNYNDAFGKKYVRVVSCNTTGLARTLSVVRDHFGIEHINAVLVRRGADPNDSKAGPINALEPSLKFPSHHAPDLKTVLGNVDVNTVAIKAPTTLMHVHTVQVEMKNSTTAEQVTNLLKEKRRILLVSGKKGIVSTAQIMDLAREMGRDRSDLYEIAVWKESITVKEKRLNYIQAIHQESDVVPENVDAIRAMMQLANQEESIAKTDASMNIGKGAI, from the coding sequence ATGATTAAAGTTGGTATAGTGGGATATGGAACTATAGGAAGAAGGGTTGCAAGGGCAGTTTCTATACAGTCTGATATGCATGTCTCAGGGATACTTAAAACCAAACCAGATTATCTGGCTGGAGAGGCAAGCCGTGAGTTCAAAGTTTTTTGCAGCGATGAGAAGGCCCTGAATAACTTTAAAGAAGCTGGCATGCGTTGCGCCGGAACCCTGGATAATTTGATAGATGATTCCGACATCATCGTTGATGCTTCACCAGAGGGCAACGGAGAAAAGGATCTAGAAGTATACAAGGCGCACAATAAACCAGCCATATTTCAGGGTGGGGAAGAACCGACCATAGCTGAGACAAGTTTCAATGCTTACTCAAATTATAACGATGCCTTTGGAAAAAAATACGTCAGAGTTGTATCATGCAACACAACGGGGCTGGCCCGAACTTTATCCGTTGTAAGAGACCATTTTGGCATTGAACACATAAATGCAGTGCTCGTCCGGAGGGGAGCTGACCCAAACGATAGCAAGGCCGGCCCAATTAACGCGCTTGAACCCAGCCTAAAATTTCCCTCCCACCATGCTCCAGACCTTAAAACGGTTCTCGGGAACGTAGATGTGAATACCGTGGCCATTAAGGCACCAACAACGCTTATGCACGTTCATACCGTTCAGGTCGAAATGAAGAATTCTACCACAGCTGAACAGGTCACTAATCTGCTGAAGGAAAAAAGAAGAATTCTCCTTGTCTCTGGAAAGAAAGGAATTGTATCCACTGCCCAGATTATGGATCTAGCGCGTGAAATGGGTAGGGACCGATCCGATCTCTACGAAATTGCCGTATGGAAAGAGAGCATTACGGTAAAAGAAAAGAGATTGAATTATATCCAAGCTATTCATCAGGAAAGTGACGTAGTTCCGGAAAACGTAGATGCGATCAGAGCCATGATGCAACTAGCGAATCAGGAGGAATCCATTGCCAAGACTGATGCATCAATGAATATCGGAAAAGGAGCGATTTAA
- a CDS encoding threonylcarbamoyl-AMP synthase has translation MHPDTNAVLFGANIINNNGLVVFPTETVYGLGANALSAYACRKIYLTKERPADNPLIVHVSSLEMLHKITVGIDPEVESKLGEVWPGPVTILFQKSDNIPDIVTANSPRVAVRMPDNPLALQLIEKSGVPIAAPSANISTRASITDSKYAIDELKDRVDLIYDSGPTKFGLESTILDLSGEVPTLLRAGSKTVEELEPIFGKIFVSEVARGTYESPVAITPGMKYKHYSPVKTLILVDENVFDEISMNSDLKGEVLMIGSTEHCKNSILDTFDLGSIGDLRTVAAKLFIAFRELDKRNERIGVIHPFPEYGYGLAIMNRIRKASSYKIQNLKEFEEKLSETDS, from the coding sequence ATGCATCCCGATACAAACGCGGTTCTTTTCGGTGCGAACATAATCAACAACAATGGATTGGTAGTTTTTCCTACAGAAACTGTATATGGACTTGGTGCCAATGCCCTTTCAGCTTATGCATGCCGTAAAATTTATCTCACAAAAGAGCGCCCGGCTGACAATCCATTGATAGTTCATGTATCGTCACTGGAAATGTTACATAAGATAACTGTGGGCATTGATCCTGAGGTTGAAAGTAAACTTGGAGAAGTATGGCCAGGACCCGTAACGATACTCTTCCAAAAGAGCGATAATATTCCAGATATTGTTACTGCAAATTCACCACGAGTAGCAGTAAGAATGCCCGATAATCCACTGGCGCTTCAACTAATTGAGAAGTCTGGTGTGCCTATAGCAGCTCCCAGCGCAAATATTTCAACCAGAGCAAGCATAACAGATTCGAAATACGCTATAGATGAACTTAAAGATCGTGTTGATCTTATCTACGACTCTGGACCCACTAAATTTGGTCTGGAATCGACAATACTCGATCTTTCAGGAGAAGTTCCAACCCTGCTTAGGGCGGGCTCAAAGACTGTGGAGGAACTGGAGCCTATATTTGGAAAGATATTTGTCTCAGAAGTAGCGAGAGGAACTTACGAGAGTCCGGTCGCAATAACTCCGGGGATGAAATATAAACATTATTCTCCTGTTAAGACCCTGATATTGGTAGACGAGAATGTATTCGACGAGATATCCATGAATAGCGATCTGAAAGGCGAGGTCCTTATGATAGGATCAACTGAGCATTGCAAAAATTCTATTCTTGACACTTTCGACCTTGGATCAATTGGAGACCTAAGGACAGTAGCCGCCAAATTATTTATCGCTTTCAGGGAACTGGACAAGAGAAATGAAAGGATCGGCGTCATTCATCCTTTCCCAGAGTACGGGTACGGTCTCGCGATAATGAACCGTATCAGGAAAGCATCAAGCTACAAAATACAGAATCTGAAGGAATTCGAAGAAAAACTTTCCGAGACAGACTCATGA
- the radA gene encoding DNA repair and recombination protein RadA, translated as MPEDEEQPKKYKIEDLPGVGEATAEKLRENGYDDLMTLAVASPKDLSDLAGVAEGSAAKIIAAARKFADVGNFETGEEILERRKSVQKLTTGSKNLDALLGGGFETQAITEFFGEFGSGKTQIMHQAAVNATMSPETGGFDSDVLMIDTENTFRPERIIQMSKAKNLDPDAVLKRIHVARAYNSHHQILLGERAAELAKEFPIRLLIVDSLTSHFRSEYLGRGSLAERQQLLNRHMHDLLRFSTIYNAVIAVTNQVSARPDVFFGDPTAPIGGNVVGHTATFRIYLRKSKGGKRIARLIDSPYLPEGETVIQISEDGITDGV; from the coding sequence ATGCCAGAAGATGAAGAACAGCCAAAAAAGTATAAAATAGAGGATTTGCCAGGAGTCGGAGAAGCCACTGCAGAGAAACTTAGAGAGAACGGTTATGATGATTTGATGACACTCGCCGTTGCATCCCCAAAAGATCTTTCGGATCTGGCCGGAGTGGCGGAGGGAAGCGCAGCAAAAATTATAGCTGCGGCTAGGAAATTTGCGGATGTTGGTAATTTTGAAACAGGTGAGGAGATTCTTGAAAGAAGGAAAAGTGTCCAGAAACTCACAACAGGAAGCAAGAATCTTGATGCCTTGCTTGGTGGTGGATTTGAGACCCAGGCGATAACAGAGTTTTTTGGTGAGTTCGGTTCAGGAAAGACTCAGATCATGCACCAGGCGGCAGTGAATGCCACGATGTCCCCGGAGACTGGTGGTTTTGACTCTGACGTTCTTATGATAGATACTGAAAACACTTTCAGACCAGAAAGGATCATTCAGATGTCCAAAGCCAAAAACCTTGACCCAGATGCGGTACTAAAAAGAATACATGTAGCAAGGGCATATAACTCCCACCATCAAATACTTCTCGGGGAAAGGGCAGCAGAGTTAGCAAAGGAGTTTCCGATTAGGCTTTTAATTGTAGATTCCCTTACGTCTCATTTCAGGTCTGAATATCTTGGAAGAGGCTCCCTCGCAGAGAGACAGCAGCTGTTGAACAGGCATATGCACGATCTGTTGAGGTTTTCAACCATTTATAACGCTGTTATTGCAGTTACGAATCAGGTTTCTGCCAGGCCAGATGTATTCTTTGGAGACCCAACTGCACCTATTGGTGGGAATGTGGTAGGACATACTGCAACATTCAGGATATACCTTAGGAAGAGTAAAGGCGGAAAGAGAATCGCGAGACTGATAGATTCGCCCTATCTTCCCGAGGGTGAAACTGTGATACAGATATCGGAGGATGGCATCACTGACGGTGTCTAA
- a CDS encoding M1 family metallopeptidase, which translates to MEIEKYQLELDLNYKNLEYVGHEIITVSGKKEKFVLNSVDLSIDSIVSAGETLKFKENKKKQAIETGLILSGKTEVEVKFSGKISKGLEGLYVADYKTGRMITTQFESTGARHAFPCVDDPSKKAVFSLKLTIDKDLDAISNMPIKSSQTEKGKKIVVFEDTPRMSTYLLYIGIGTFDSIEKQSGPLKIMLTAPKGLLNSTDFPATEAADIIAKYEEYYGIKFMLPKLHLISVPEFAAGAMENWGAITFRETALLVNDSTTTAGRQRVSEVVAHEIAHQWFGDLVTMEWWDDLWLNESFATFMAFKFVDQLHQKWLFTGKFLVDETAGALYGDALVNSHPIQAHVRNPDDISQIFDEISYGKGASVLRMIENYVSPDKFRDGIRKYLKEHSYGNAKGEYLWKAIEDVSGLPVSKIMGSWIKKIGYPLVTAELVGKEIKLSQERFLLNKKVKEQPRNIPLTVLRENGKESALFNKSEMRIKADGFLKLNYEQSGFYRVEYKGKLLKEVLGRAKNFGYLDRWGIVNDTFALLEAGKIKLKDYLDTMERFLDEDNYVVNTEICQQFALLNFVDEKNRNVKNLALKFYKTQLKRLGETKKEGESENDSILRGTISANLSILDKDFAKKISKGFSKFFKSDTDLRRAIAIGYARNSNDLDAFVKLLKQSKADADRTTLIAGMSFLGRKSYFNKFVGMVGKGDIKKQDSISLFIMLSRNKVMRESLLDSLEDVVNTMEEFFSGTGYTYRFLEAVIPFVGLDYEKKLKNKLQKIRKPAYSHGIDKGLETLQVYNRLKKIMSKA; encoded by the coding sequence ATGGAAATAGAAAAATATCAGCTGGAACTTGATTTAAATTATAAGAATCTTGAATATGTAGGACATGAAATTATTACGGTTTCAGGCAAAAAGGAGAAATTCGTTCTTAACTCTGTAGATCTCTCCATTGACAGTATTGTTTCAGCCGGAGAAACCTTGAAGTTCAAGGAAAACAAAAAGAAGCAAGCCATAGAGACGGGTCTGATTCTTTCCGGTAAGACCGAGGTTGAAGTCAAATTCTCAGGAAAAATATCAAAAGGATTGGAAGGACTTTATGTTGCGGACTATAAGACTGGAAGAATGATAACAACCCAGTTTGAATCTACAGGCGCAAGACATGCGTTTCCATGTGTTGACGATCCATCTAAAAAGGCTGTATTTTCATTAAAGTTAACGATAGACAAAGACCTTGATGCAATTTCGAACATGCCAATAAAAAGCTCACAGACCGAGAAAGGAAAGAAGATAGTTGTTTTTGAGGACACACCAAGAATGTCCACTTATTTACTGTATATTGGCATTGGAACATTTGATTCCATTGAGAAACAATCTGGGCCATTGAAAATAATGCTAACCGCTCCAAAGGGCTTACTAAATTCTACGGATTTCCCAGCTACTGAAGCGGCAGATATCATAGCAAAATATGAGGAATACTACGGAATAAAATTCATGTTGCCGAAACTGCATTTGATCTCCGTGCCGGAATTCGCTGCAGGTGCCATGGAAAATTGGGGCGCGATAACATTTAGGGAGACTGCGCTTCTGGTTAACGATAGCACTACAACTGCAGGGAGACAGAGAGTCTCAGAGGTAGTTGCACATGAAATTGCCCATCAATGGTTCGGTGATCTGGTCACAATGGAATGGTGGGATGATCTGTGGCTCAACGAGAGTTTTGCAACATTCATGGCTTTCAAATTCGTCGATCAGCTTCACCAGAAATGGCTATTCACTGGAAAATTCCTTGTAGATGAAACGGCCGGAGCGCTGTATGGAGATGCTTTGGTAAATTCACATCCGATCCAGGCTCATGTAAGAAATCCTGATGATATTTCGCAGATCTTTGATGAGATAAGTTATGGGAAGGGAGCCAGCGTTCTGAGAATGATTGAAAATTATGTCTCACCTGATAAATTCAGAGACGGGATAAGAAAATACCTGAAAGAACACAGCTACGGGAATGCAAAGGGCGAGTACCTCTGGAAAGCGATAGAGGATGTTTCCGGCCTGCCGGTTTCAAAGATTATGGGCTCGTGGATCAAGAAAATCGGTTACCCTCTTGTAACTGCTGAGCTCGTAGGGAAGGAAATAAAGCTATCTCAAGAGAGATTTCTGCTGAACAAGAAAGTGAAGGAACAGCCACGAAATATTCCACTAACAGTCCTCAGGGAAAATGGAAAAGAAAGTGCGCTCTTCAACAAGAGTGAAATGAGGATCAAGGCAGATGGATTCCTTAAATTGAACTATGAACAATCTGGATTTTACAGGGTTGAATATAAGGGAAAGCTTTTGAAGGAAGTCCTAGGAAGAGCGAAAAATTTCGGCTATCTTGATAGGTGGGGTATAGTAAACGATACTTTCGCCCTTCTTGAGGCTGGAAAGATAAAACTCAAGGACTATCTGGACACCATGGAGAGATTTCTCGATGAAGATAACTATGTTGTTAACACTGAAATATGCCAGCAGTTCGCTCTTCTTAATTTTGTAGACGAAAAGAACAGAAACGTCAAGAATCTGGCACTCAAATTCTACAAGACACAGTTAAAGAGACTGGGAGAAACTAAAAAGGAAGGAGAATCTGAGAATGACTCTATTCTTCGCGGAACAATTTCTGCGAATCTCTCTATATTAGACAAGGACTTCGCGAAGAAGATCTCCAAGGGCTTCAGCAAGTTCTTCAAATCTGATACCGACTTGAGAAGGGCCATAGCCATCGGCTATGCACGCAACAGTAACGACCTTGATGCTTTCGTTAAACTCCTGAAACAGTCAAAGGCGGACGCGGACAGGACAACACTGATTGCGGGTATGTCATTCCTTGGCAGGAAAAGCTACTTCAACAAATTTGTTGGCATGGTGGGAAAAGGTGATATAAAGAAGCAGGATTCCATATCTCTTTTCATAATGCTTTCCAGGAACAAAGTCATGAGGGAAAGCCTGCTTGACTCATTGGAAGATGTTGTGAACACGATGGAGGAATTTTTCAGCGGAACTGGTTATACCTACAGATTCCTTGAGGCAGTGATCCCATTCGTTGGCCTGGATTATGAAAAGAAGCTAAAGAATAAACTGCAGAAAATAAGAAAACCCGCCTACTCCCATGGAATTGACAAAGGCCTTGAGACACTGCAGGTATATAACAGACTTAAAAAAATAATGTCGAAAGCCTGA
- a CDS encoding Mut7-C RNAse domain-containing protein → MSESENELFMADSMLGKLAKWLRLMGYSVKYVSNGVSDDEVIDLCRIDSLFLLTRDKVLHERYKNSMLIESDEFHEQIKQVIQVFKPDETKYFTRCSLCNSTLFTVPISAFDGEIPESVRSLYGEVYECSGCGKVYWKGTHYISIRKTIANITGKPT, encoded by the coding sequence GTGTCAGAAAGTGAGAATGAGTTATTTATGGCTGACAGCATGCTTGGTAAATTGGCCAAATGGTTACGTCTTATGGGGTACTCGGTAAAGTACGTTTCTAACGGTGTTTCCGACGATGAAGTAATTGATTTGTGCCGGATAGATAGTCTATTTCTTTTGACAAGAGACAAGGTTTTGCATGAACGGTACAAGAATTCTATGCTGATAGAATCCGATGAATTTCACGAACAGATAAAACAGGTAATTCAAGTTTTCAAACCCGACGAAACAAAATATTTCACACGTTGCTCGCTATGTAACTCGACTTTGTTTACTGTACCAATATCGGCCTTTGATGGTGAGATCCCGGAAAGTGTTCGTTCACTATATGGGGAAGTCTATGAGTGCAGTGGATGTGGTAAAGTTTACTGGAAAGGAACGCATTACATTTCTATAAGAAAAACGATAGCGAACATAACAGGAAAACCAACATGA